The following proteins are encoded in a genomic region of Archangium lipolyticum:
- a CDS encoding ABC transporter permease, with translation MLALLRIALRNLFLQRERGLLLFTVIAGASAVLVGVMSLRTGVAAAQREAVTTFLSGDLNVGGFFKLHPDTISPVIGDARPVRALVEPLVPAGCHLRERGRGRVTAGAGRHRTRSYVVSLDAAKEGDSLRLFKVKEGALERLDEPRTVALSTQLAERLHVRVGDVATLFSRMVGGKQNAVDVRVVAITGRAGLLGESSGILVSNTTLRELSGYRAEAAGSLQLTCGAETDVDSLGDTLRQSLRKAGFELLPASHEAFGDKLEPLLREGWAGQRLDVSTWEDESSFLAFVTLGLAALSALVGIIVLAIVMVGLFVSLNVAVRERTREIGTLRALGMQRPSVVGMFVLEGLLLGLTASTTGACVASALCVLLRDALPLPEAISNLFFSGTLPLEPRPLEAVLAVLLITLGAGIASIIPAARAASLSPRSAMESL, from the coding sequence ATGCTGGCCCTGCTTCGCATCGCCCTGCGCAACCTCTTCCTCCAGCGTGAGCGGGGGTTGTTGCTGTTCACCGTCATCGCCGGAGCCAGCGCGGTGCTCGTCGGGGTGATGTCTCTGAGGACGGGCGTCGCCGCGGCGCAGCGCGAGGCCGTGACGACCTTCCTCAGCGGAGACCTCAACGTCGGTGGCTTCTTCAAGCTGCACCCCGACACCATCTCCCCCGTCATCGGGGATGCCCGCCCGGTGCGCGCGCTCGTCGAGCCGCTCGTCCCGGCCGGGTGCCACCTGCGCGAGCGGGGGCGAGGCCGCGTCACCGCGGGCGCGGGCAGGCACCGGACGCGCTCCTACGTGGTGAGCCTGGATGCCGCGAAGGAGGGCGACTCGCTCCGCCTCTTCAAGGTGAAGGAGGGCGCGCTCGAGCGTCTGGACGAGCCGCGCACCGTGGCCCTGTCCACGCAGCTCGCCGAGCGGCTCCATGTCCGGGTGGGGGATGTCGCCACCCTCTTCTCGCGGATGGTGGGCGGAAAGCAGAACGCCGTGGACGTGCGGGTGGTGGCCATCACCGGGCGTGCCGGCCTGCTGGGTGAGTCCTCCGGCATCCTCGTCTCCAACACCACCCTGCGGGAGCTGAGCGGCTACCGCGCCGAGGCGGCCGGGTCGCTCCAGCTCACCTGCGGCGCGGAGACGGACGTCGACTCCCTGGGCGACACCCTGCGCCAGTCGCTGCGCAAGGCCGGCTTCGAGCTCCTCCCGGCCTCGCACGAGGCCTTCGGCGACAAGCTGGAGCCTCTGCTGCGCGAGGGCTGGGCGGGCCAGCGGCTCGATGTCAGCACCTGGGAGGACGAGTCCTCCTTCCTCGCCTTCGTGACCCTCGGCCTAGCGGCCCTGTCGGCGCTGGTGGGGATCATCGTGTTGGCCATCGTCATGGTGGGCCTGTTCGTGTCCCTGAACGTCGCCGTCCGCGAGCGCACCCGGGAGATCGGCACCCTGCGCGCCCTGGGCATGCAGCGGCCCTCCGTGGTGGGCATGTTCGTCCTGGAGGGCCTGCTGCTGGGCCTGACGGCCTCCACCACCGGGGCCTGCGTGGCCTCGGCGCTGTGCGTCCTGCTGCGCGACGCGCTCCCCCTGCCCGAGGCCATCTCCAACCTCTTCTTCAGCGGGACGCTCCCGTTGGAGCCTCGCCCCCTGGAGGCCGTGCTCGCGGTGTTGCTCATCACCCTGGGCGCGGGCATCGCTTCCATCATCCCCGCGGCCCGAGCCGCTTCCCTCTCACCCCGTTCCGCCATGGAGTCCCTGTGA
- a CDS encoding outer membrane lipoprotein-sorting protein has translation MNPCSIMPSWALVLAVLLPALAGAAGKDAAKVSAQELLGLIDKRMSFTSDYKGTVRMREIRKDGVERALEMLVYRRDKTKDLLFVLTQPRSMAGGGYLRVDMNLWEYNPLVGQWQRSTRRANIASTITCESDFDRSRLNEDYTAKDDGVESVDGTSYRKLLLTARPGVDITFPMLRIWVDPDNNIVKRIGYSPSGRVLRTDIIRSYQRLKDPSSGELVYHYKEVLEFEEEEGTKIVVHYDDVELAPLSPNIFTKAWLEGRNR, from the coding sequence ATGAACCCGTGTTCCATCATGCCGTCGTGGGCCCTCGTGCTCGCCGTGCTGCTGCCGGCCCTGGCGGGCGCGGCCGGGAAGGACGCGGCGAAGGTGTCCGCCCAGGAGTTGCTGGGCCTCATCGACAAGCGGATGTCCTTCACGAGCGACTACAAGGGCACCGTGCGCATGCGGGAGATCCGCAAGGACGGCGTCGAGCGGGCGCTCGAGATGCTCGTCTACCGTCGCGACAAGACGAAGGATCTGCTCTTCGTCCTCACCCAGCCCCGGAGCATGGCCGGTGGCGGGTACCTGCGCGTCGACATGAACCTGTGGGAGTACAACCCGCTCGTCGGTCAGTGGCAGCGGAGCACCCGGCGGGCCAACATCGCCAGCACCATCACTTGTGAGAGCGACTTCGACCGCTCCCGGCTCAACGAGGACTACACCGCGAAGGACGATGGCGTGGAGTCCGTCGACGGCACGTCCTACCGCAAGCTCCTGCTGACGGCGCGGCCCGGGGTCGACATCACCTTTCCGATGCTGCGCATCTGGGTGGACCCCGACAACAACATCGTGAAGCGCATCGGGTACTCGCCCTCGGGCCGGGTGCTGCGCACCGACATCATCCGCAGCTACCAGCGGCTGAAGGATCCCTCGAGCGGCGAGCTCGTCTACCACTACAAGGAAGTGCTCGAGTTCGAGGAAGAGGAGGGCACGAAGATCGTCGTGCACTACGACGACGTGGAGCTCGCGCCGCTCAGCCCCAACATCTTCACCAAGGCCTGGCTCGAGGGGCGCAACCGGTAG
- a CDS encoding methyltransferase, with product MTTPRSATPPSLAQSLHFWARNASNESALLRTSLHVGLFDALPVEDEGEPVTVQGLAEKVGAPVRGVRSLVELLVCLGLVHMDDARGLALARPVATFLRDMAFRERLQEAARWWGPIGQLEQAVKTGEAINHEGQRWDVLGHYGRLFLETTPAPSPEAEDFFDRFARSAARTWLLVAVGRLGLLEQLSTGPKDEAVLRAASGASERGLRRVLEVLAHLGITRSEGPTSTFTDEARQVLDGKALPYLLRSFSVSAQYWEALDRLEETVRHERYILDLKDPEVSRRFYADNSNQITAVFASHFQLSRRAAATLAQVRPLAGASVLDIGTGSGVWGVAFARTEPTAHVTYFDQEVVLAQAKRNVEQLEALSQARFWPGNLFTQDFGEAAYDFIILPQVLNVLRPESLPDMFRRVARALKPDGILVIAEYVLNERRDGPLDHLYFGLRRFLTNEGDLLSHSEYGQLLADVGLTSSVCLPLPTQELLLATRPGVKLPTQLAPPARTTA from the coding sequence ATGACGACTCCGCGGAGCGCCACGCCCCCCTCTCTCGCGCAGTCCCTGCACTTCTGGGCTCGCAACGCCTCGAATGAATCGGCGCTGCTGCGCACCTCACTGCACGTGGGCCTCTTCGACGCACTGCCGGTGGAGGACGAGGGCGAGCCGGTGACGGTGCAAGGGCTCGCGGAGAAGGTGGGGGCTCCGGTCCGCGGCGTGCGCTCCCTCGTCGAGCTGCTGGTGTGCCTGGGTCTGGTTCACATGGACGACGCACGCGGCCTCGCGCTGGCGCGCCCGGTGGCCACCTTCCTGCGGGACATGGCGTTCCGCGAGCGGCTCCAGGAGGCGGCGCGCTGGTGGGGCCCCATCGGCCAGTTGGAGCAGGCGGTGAAGACCGGGGAGGCCATCAACCACGAGGGCCAGCGCTGGGACGTGCTCGGCCACTACGGGCGGCTCTTCCTGGAGACGACGCCCGCGCCCTCACCAGAGGCCGAGGACTTCTTCGACCGCTTCGCGCGCAGCGCCGCGCGCACCTGGCTGCTGGTGGCCGTGGGCCGGCTGGGCCTGCTGGAGCAGCTCTCCACGGGACCGAAGGACGAGGCGGTGCTCCGGGCGGCCAGCGGCGCGAGCGAGCGGGGCCTGCGGCGGGTGCTGGAGGTGCTGGCCCACCTGGGCATCACCCGGAGCGAGGGCCCGACGAGCACCTTCACGGACGAGGCCCGGCAGGTGCTGGACGGCAAGGCACTGCCGTACCTGCTGCGCTCCTTCTCCGTGTCCGCGCAGTACTGGGAGGCGCTGGACCGGCTCGAGGAGACGGTGCGGCACGAGCGCTACATCCTGGACCTGAAGGACCCCGAGGTAAGCCGGCGCTTCTACGCGGACAACTCGAATCAGATCACCGCGGTGTTCGCCTCGCACTTCCAGCTGAGCCGGCGCGCGGCGGCGACGCTGGCGCAGGTGCGTCCACTGGCGGGCGCGTCGGTGCTGGACATCGGCACGGGCTCGGGCGTCTGGGGCGTGGCCTTCGCGCGCACGGAGCCCACGGCGCACGTCACCTACTTCGATCAGGAGGTGGTGCTGGCCCAGGCGAAGCGCAACGTGGAGCAGCTCGAGGCGCTGAGCCAGGCGCGCTTCTGGCCGGGCAACCTCTTCACCCAGGACTTCGGCGAGGCCGCGTACGACTTCATCATCCTGCCGCAGGTGCTCAACGTGCTGCGGCCCGAGTCCCTGCCGGACATGTTCCGCCGGGTGGCGCGAGCGCTGAAGCCGGACGGCATCCTGGTCATCGCCGAGTACGTGCTGAACGAGCGGCGTGACGGCCCGTTGGATCACCTCTACTTCGGGCTGCGGCGCTTCCTCACCAACGAGGGGGACCTGCTCTCCCATTCGGAGTACGGCCAGCTGCTGGCGGACGTGGGCCTCACCTCCTCGGTCTGCCTGCCGCTGCCGACGCAGGAGCTGCTCCTCGCCACGCGCCCCGGGGTGAAGCTGCCCACGCAGCTGGCGCCACCCGCGCGCACGACCGCCTGA
- a CDS encoding FtsX-like permease family protein — protein MLLSFALRSVRSRPRSWIVGLLAAGMATVLTLGVAFVESIHGGTRRSLIESGTGHLQVYNATSAEPPQMVLMGNGGAPEMPPLPDYPSLEALLRSVEGVQEVVPLEMGLATVFRGNYLDDKLAAVRAVAREPASEAREARLKLLAEDLARTLQRVARDAKRREEAFASDAQSQEEQRALEVATSEAFWARFPADPLPALEFLDNQVAKQVGEGETLFLDLLGTDLPRFAGAFPRFELVTGQLPPPGQRGVLLGHGAYEQYFKLPIAFRLDELKRERDRGATFAGDERLRTEVERNLAELPALVARLDVERASALKDVLARLLGHAGELEALLAELLKLDDGNFDERYQLFYRELAPHLPLYRLHPGDTLALKNDLAVPVRVWGTYRFRGLGGDFSHVNTINLVDLVTARHLAGRQTRAQKEEAEKLIASFGMAGAAEDLSTTAFGRPKIVDEAVVAPGGASAPVVERAEGPAPGFSEEELKSGSILHAALVLKPEASPEAIAERIQQLAGERKLPVKTASWEEVGGFLSGVVGMTQVLLVVLGSLLGFFVLLVSAGTLLLLARERVGEVGTMRAVGMQRREVFLGLLLEGLLLGVVGSAVGIGLGAALLRFGAGEGISVRDEMLQFFLGGPVMHLRLEAGHALAVGLGVVAVVLGAALVPAWRGSSVAPIVAMRRSED, from the coding sequence ATGTTGCTCTCGTTCGCGCTGCGGAGCGTGAGGTCCCGCCCTCGCAGTTGGATCGTCGGCCTGCTCGCGGCCGGAATGGCCACCGTGCTCACGCTGGGAGTCGCGTTCGTGGAGAGCATCCACGGCGGGACGCGGCGCAGTCTGATCGAGAGCGGCACCGGCCATCTGCAGGTGTACAACGCCACCTCGGCCGAGCCGCCCCAGATGGTGCTGATGGGCAATGGCGGCGCGCCGGAGATGCCGCCGCTGCCCGACTACCCCTCGCTGGAGGCGCTCCTGCGCTCGGTGGAGGGCGTGCAGGAGGTGGTCCCCCTCGAGATGGGCCTGGCCACCGTCTTCCGGGGCAACTACCTGGACGACAAGCTCGCCGCGGTGCGCGCCGTGGCTCGCGAGCCCGCCTCGGAGGCGCGTGAGGCGCGGTTGAAGCTCCTGGCGGAGGACCTGGCGCGCACCCTTCAGCGCGTCGCCCGGGACGCGAAGCGCCGCGAGGAGGCCTTCGCGAGCGACGCGCAGTCCCAGGAGGAGCAGCGCGCGTTGGAGGTGGCGACCTCGGAGGCCTTCTGGGCCCGGTTCCCCGCGGATCCCCTCCCGGCCCTCGAGTTCCTGGACAACCAGGTGGCCAAGCAGGTGGGGGAGGGCGAGACGCTCTTCCTGGACCTGCTGGGCACGGACCTGCCGCGGTTCGCGGGGGCCTTCCCCCGCTTCGAGCTGGTCACGGGGCAGCTGCCGCCTCCGGGCCAGCGCGGCGTCCTGCTGGGCCATGGCGCCTACGAGCAATACTTCAAGCTGCCCATCGCCTTCCGGCTCGACGAGCTGAAGCGTGAGCGAGACCGGGGCGCGACGTTCGCCGGGGACGAGCGGTTGCGGACCGAGGTGGAGCGCAACCTCGCCGAGCTTCCCGCCCTGGTGGCGCGGCTCGACGTGGAGCGGGCCTCCGCGTTGAAGGACGTGCTCGCGCGCCTGCTGGGCCACGCGGGCGAGCTGGAGGCGCTGCTCGCGGAGTTGCTGAAGCTGGACGATGGCAACTTCGACGAGCGCTACCAGCTCTTCTACCGCGAGCTGGCCCCGCACCTGCCGCTGTACCGGCTCCACCCCGGAGACACCCTGGCGCTGAAGAACGACCTCGCCGTGCCGGTGCGCGTGTGGGGGACGTACCGGTTCCGCGGGCTCGGCGGGGACTTCAGCCACGTCAACACCATCAACCTCGTGGACCTCGTCACCGCGCGCCACCTGGCCGGCCGGCAGACGCGGGCCCAGAAGGAGGAGGCCGAGAAGCTCATCGCGTCCTTCGGCATGGCGGGTGCCGCGGAGGACCTGTCCACCACCGCGTTCGGCCGGCCGAAGATCGTCGACGAGGCGGTGGTGGCGCCCGGCGGAGCGTCCGCGCCCGTCGTCGAACGGGCGGAGGGCCCCGCGCCGGGCTTCTCCGAGGAGGAGTTGAAGTCGGGCAGCATCCTGCACGCGGCGCTCGTGCTGAAGCCCGAGGCCTCACCCGAGGCGATCGCCGAGCGCATCCAGCAACTGGCCGGCGAGCGGAAGCTGCCGGTGAAGACGGCGAGCTGGGAGGAGGTGGGTGGTTTCCTCAGCGGCGTGGTGGGGATGACCCAGGTGCTGCTGGTGGTGCTCGGGTCGCTGCTCGGCTTCTTCGTGCTGCTGGTGTCGGCCGGCACGCTGCTGCTGCTGGCGCGCGAGCGGGTGGGCGAGGTGGGCACGATGCGCGCGGTGGGGATGCAGCGCCGCGAGGTGTTCCTCGGCCTGTTGCTCGAGGGGCTGCTGCTCGGCGTGGTGGGGAGCGCCGTGGGCATCGGGCTGGGGGCGGCCCTGCTGAGGTTCGGCGCTGGCGAGGGAATCTCCGTGCGCGACGAGATGCTGCAATTCTTCCTGGGAGGTCCGGTGATGCACCTGCGGCTCGAGGCGGGGCATGCCCTGGCCGTGGGGCTGGGCGTGGTGGCGGTGGTGCTGGGGGCGGCGCTGGTGCCGGCCTGGCGCGGCAGCTCGGTGGCGCCCATCGTGGCCATGCGCCGGAGCGAGGACTGA
- a CDS encoding SDR family NAD(P)-dependent oxidoreductase — protein MSSTEVEQILLKDPRVQDACVVGEGSEEVVWVVPRRAVRSEALDALLREQLGAGAFPVALIDALPTRDSGEIDLEALARLVPTTPVRLAHLEARLRESGHEAVALVGARQPEERFEPLDELLPESLHPRQGSAAVAQARESSGPADAARGTPSLVDGGPRVAPPGNPAVLPDALRRVVELYPDRTLTFIDTEGVRETLRYVELRDEALRLLGGLSALGVKKGDRVMFLLEGPGEYIRAFWACTLGGVVPVPMAVPPSIDRTHAGMARVLSVSERLGRPLVLSSAASAPSLEALGLRALAFSSLDRSAAGTPVALEPGDPAILSFTSGSTGRPKGVVLTHYNLLSMVGSMWHAGWYNEDDLGLGWMPLDHVAGLEYIHLNSLCVGTSQILVARDYILADILRWMELHSEFRATVSWAPNFAFGLVADRLARGERRAWELSCVRVLGNAGEPIVAETMQRFAAPLAQDGLRQDAVCPMWGMAETSSIFTGARGVHTHEGEPHVLLGPPLAGAAFRIVDDQDAVVPVGTVGHLQVRGHAVLSGYLDDAPLNAQSFTKEGWFRTGDLAVIHGEQMAIAGRQKELLIVNGNNVYPHEIEAVVELVPGVLPSYAAVAPTRVGGMQTDEVIVFFVPAPGAPPLGELLRSIREAVAKALGIQVSYLVPLVKHQVPRTELGKRGRTELRRRFESGELASERRAAERLLGGPSTLPRCLAVPRWVVRPQPKGVSSSGRLLLVGDAAFASALSERLAGRREVVTVTPQRAREVLPAGGAPVEDIVYVVGREEAASLSAREALVATVSPLLELVQALAPVAAHAPVRLRVVAPDVEATSAAGVAPLLVPGLLWSAVAETAGLDARLVWVPSGTQEAARCVAEELDGPRSAREVAYRQGRRLEQAFSPWGPAPLAAPARLEREGLYLVTGALGGVGQAWARYLRRSLGARLVLVGRRSRDTVIEALERELGAAEYVPVDVTDPVKLREVVRQAEARHGRAFSGAFHFAGLLESSPLGRQTAEGLVREAAAHALGAVSLAESFQERPGTLLVFSSSLMGTLGAGLHASYCAASGFVDRFARVLAARGRRAVTVSLSAIRATGMARELRASPPGYRMLEPSQAVAALVLAVESGASHVLVGVEGSALPWRAAGLGAGEPLEQAHVFVPRQAGPAPLEGLEGAVFHPVDSFPRRPDGTVDREALAARELDGGSSGPLGPLEEVVVDAFREVLGVGGVGVRSGFFSLGGSSLQATRVMARINEATGLRLREPVLFENPSVSQIVAYLRRTVDVSQLDVSQLSDAQVDLLLRSLQPS, from the coding sequence ATGTCATCCACCGAAGTCGAGCAGATCCTCTTGAAGGATCCACGGGTCCAGGACGCCTGTGTGGTGGGCGAGGGAAGTGAGGAGGTGGTCTGGGTCGTCCCGCGGCGAGCGGTTCGCTCGGAGGCGTTGGATGCGCTCCTCCGGGAGCAACTCGGCGCCGGGGCTTTCCCCGTCGCGCTGATCGACGCCCTTCCCACCCGTGACTCGGGTGAGATCGATCTGGAGGCCCTCGCGCGGTTGGTTCCCACCACGCCGGTGCGGCTCGCGCATCTGGAGGCCCGGTTGCGCGAGTCCGGCCACGAGGCCGTGGCGCTGGTCGGCGCGAGACAACCCGAGGAGCGCTTCGAGCCGCTCGATGAGCTGCTCCCCGAGTCCCTCCACCCCCGACAGGGCTCGGCCGCAGTGGCCCAGGCGCGTGAGTCCTCCGGTCCGGCGGATGCCGCGCGGGGGACGCCCTCCCTCGTCGATGGAGGGCCGCGCGTCGCCCCTCCGGGCAACCCCGCAGTGCTTCCCGATGCGCTGCGGCGCGTGGTGGAGCTGTATCCCGACCGCACCCTCACCTTCATCGACACGGAGGGCGTGCGCGAGACGCTGCGCTACGTCGAGCTGCGTGACGAGGCCCTCCGGCTCCTCGGTGGGCTGAGCGCGCTGGGCGTGAAGAAGGGTGACCGGGTGATGTTCCTGCTGGAGGGGCCCGGTGAGTACATCCGTGCCTTCTGGGCCTGTACCCTTGGCGGCGTGGTGCCGGTGCCCATGGCGGTGCCTCCCTCGATCGATCGGACGCACGCCGGCATGGCTCGCGTCCTCTCCGTGTCCGAGCGCCTGGGCCGGCCGCTCGTCCTCTCCAGTGCCGCGTCCGCTCCCTCTCTGGAGGCGTTGGGCCTGCGCGCCCTGGCCTTCTCGTCGCTGGACCGCTCGGCCGCCGGCACTCCCGTAGCGCTGGAGCCGGGTGACCCCGCCATCCTCTCCTTCACCTCCGGCAGCACTGGGCGGCCCAAGGGCGTCGTGCTCACGCACTACAACCTCCTGTCCATGGTCGGCTCGATGTGGCACGCCGGCTGGTACAACGAGGACGACCTGGGCCTGGGCTGGATGCCGTTGGATCACGTCGCCGGGCTCGAGTACATCCACCTCAACAGCCTGTGCGTGGGCACCTCGCAGATCCTCGTCGCGCGCGACTACATCCTCGCCGACATCCTGCGCTGGATGGAGCTGCACTCCGAGTTCCGCGCCACCGTGAGCTGGGCCCCCAACTTCGCCTTCGGCCTGGTGGCGGACCGGCTCGCCCGCGGTGAGCGCCGCGCGTGGGAGCTCTCGTGCGTGCGCGTGCTGGGCAACGCCGGGGAGCCCATCGTCGCCGAGACGATGCAGCGCTTCGCCGCGCCGCTTGCCCAGGACGGGCTGCGGCAGGACGCCGTCTGCCCCATGTGGGGCATGGCCGAGACGTCCTCCATCTTCACGGGCGCGCGCGGGGTCCACACCCACGAGGGCGAGCCCCACGTGCTGCTCGGTCCACCGCTGGCGGGTGCGGCGTTCCGCATCGTCGACGACCAGGACGCGGTGGTGCCCGTGGGCACGGTGGGTCACCTGCAGGTGCGCGGGCATGCCGTGCTCTCCGGGTACCTGGACGATGCGCCGCTCAACGCCCAGTCCTTCACGAAGGAGGGCTGGTTCCGCACCGGAGACCTCGCGGTCATCCACGGCGAGCAGATGGCCATCGCCGGGCGTCAGAAGGAGCTGCTCATCGTCAACGGCAACAACGTCTACCCGCATGAGATCGAAGCGGTGGTGGAGCTGGTGCCGGGCGTGCTGCCGTCGTACGCCGCGGTGGCCCCCACGCGCGTGGGCGGGATGCAGACGGACGAGGTCATCGTCTTCTTCGTGCCCGCGCCGGGGGCACCGCCGCTCGGCGAGCTGCTGCGCTCCATTCGTGAGGCGGTGGCGAAGGCCCTCGGCATCCAGGTGAGCTACCTGGTGCCGCTCGTGAAGCATCAGGTGCCGAGGACGGAGCTGGGCAAGCGCGGGCGCACCGAGTTGCGGCGCCGCTTCGAGTCCGGTGAGCTGGCCTCCGAGCGGCGCGCCGCGGAGCGGCTCCTCGGTGGGCCCTCGACGCTGCCCAGGTGTCTGGCCGTGCCTCGCTGGGTCGTGCGCCCCCAGCCCAAGGGTGTCTCGTCCTCGGGCCGCCTGCTGCTGGTGGGGGACGCGGCCTTCGCCTCCGCGCTGAGCGAGCGGCTCGCCGGCCGGCGAGAGGTGGTGACGGTGACGCCCCAGCGGGCCCGCGAGGTGCTCCCGGCTGGGGGCGCTCCTGTCGAGGACATCGTGTACGTGGTGGGCCGTGAGGAGGCGGCGTCCCTCTCCGCCCGCGAGGCGCTGGTGGCCACCGTCTCGCCGCTGCTGGAGCTGGTGCAGGCCCTGGCCCCGGTGGCGGCCCACGCGCCGGTGCGCCTGCGGGTGGTGGCTCCGGACGTCGAGGCCACCTCGGCCGCCGGGGTCGCGCCGCTGCTGGTGCCCGGCCTGCTCTGGTCCGCGGTGGCGGAGACGGCGGGTCTGGACGCGCGGCTCGTCTGGGTGCCTTCCGGGACACAGGAGGCCGCGAGGTGCGTGGCAGAGGAGCTCGACGGGCCACGCTCCGCGCGCGAGGTGGCGTACCGGCAGGGCCGGCGGCTGGAGCAGGCGTTCTCTCCCTGGGGGCCCGCGCCGTTGGCCGCCCCCGCGCGTCTGGAGCGCGAGGGGCTCTATCTGGTGACGGGAGCGCTCGGCGGCGTGGGCCAGGCCTGGGCCCGCTATCTGCGGCGGAGCCTGGGCGCCCGGTTGGTGTTGGTGGGCCGCCGGAGCCGGGACACCGTCATCGAGGCGCTCGAGCGGGAGCTCGGGGCCGCGGAGTACGTGCCGGTGGACGTCACGGACCCGGTGAAGCTGCGGGAGGTGGTGCGTCAGGCCGAGGCCCGTCATGGCCGTGCCTTCTCGGGAGCCTTCCACTTCGCCGGCCTCCTGGAGTCCTCGCCCCTGGGCCGTCAGACGGCGGAGGGGCTCGTGCGCGAGGCGGCGGCGCATGCACTGGGCGCCGTATCCCTCGCCGAGTCCTTCCAGGAGCGGCCCGGGACGCTGCTCGTCTTCTCCTCTTCCCTCATGGGGACGCTCGGGGCGGGCCTGCACGCGAGCTACTGCGCCGCTTCCGGCTTCGTCGATCGCTTCGCGCGGGTGCTCGCGGCCCGCGGCCGGCGCGCGGTGACGGTGTCTCTCAGCGCCATCCGCGCCACGGGCATGGCGAGGGAGTTGCGGGCCTCGCCTCCGGGTTACCGGATGCTGGAGCCTTCCCAGGCCGTGGCGGCCCTGGTGCTCGCGGTGGAGTCTGGGGCCTCGCACGTGCTGGTAGGCGTGGAGGGCTCGGCGCTGCCCTGGCGTGCCGCCGGGTTGGGCGCGGGCGAGCCCCTGGAGCAGGCTCATGTCTTCGTCCCCAGGCAGGCGGGCCCGGCTCCCCTGGAGGGGCTCGAGGGGGCCGTGTTCCACCCGGTGGACTCCTTCCCGCGCCGCCCGGATGGAACGGTGGATCGCGAGGCGCTCGCCGCCCGGGAGCTCGACGGCGGCTCCTCCGGTCCGCTCGGGCCCCTGGAGGAGGTCGTGGTGGATGCCTTCCGCGAGGTGCTCGGCGTGGGCGGCGTGGGCGTGCGCTCGGGCTTCTTCTCGCTCGGGGGCAGCTCGCTGCAGGCCACGCGGGTGATGGCGCGCATCAACGAGGCCACCGGGTTGCGGCTGCGCGAGCCGGTGCTGTTCGAGAACCCCTCCGTCTCCCAAATCGTGGCCTACCTCCGGCGCACGGTGGACGTGAGCCAGCTGGACGTGTCCCAGCTCTCCGACGCGCAGGTGGATCTGCTGCTGCGCTCGTTGCAGCCCTCCTGA
- a CDS encoding fatty acid desaturase family protein, whose protein sequence is MAPAPLEDSPRRTSDGLTPAVRERSGSVAARLRARYAREVARMSGHAHSVAGGLGHMAFHIGFGVGAAFAAHALLETRPVVGWVLYPLVAFFIATRFRALGNMLHEACHGMFVRGKRANRFFGHVLAIIDLTALEPYTREHFTHHQYLGDPVKDLDFIPRRKFGFAEPTEHFARRHLLRPLLLVHLPSFVRPVLWSRTDPWPVTLSRWAFMAGLVALGQWGVGWKAFLLFYGLPYFVAYQVIRYWSDAVDHAGIIGEADEFERSRNHIFAWGLLNRVLFPRNDQYHLTHHLFPAVPTTAQGRVHALLMKDPEYADRPHSFSSLL, encoded by the coding sequence ATGGCCCCAGCGCCGCTGGAGGACAGCCCCCGCCGCACGAGCGATGGCCTGACGCCCGCCGTGCGGGAGCGATCGGGCTCGGTGGCGGCGCGGCTGAGGGCGAGGTACGCGCGGGAGGTGGCCCGGATGAGCGGCCACGCGCACTCGGTGGCCGGAGGGCTCGGGCACATGGCCTTCCACATCGGGTTCGGGGTGGGGGCGGCCTTCGCGGCCCACGCGCTGTTGGAGACCCGGCCGGTGGTGGGCTGGGTGCTCTATCCGCTGGTGGCCTTCTTCATCGCCACGCGGTTCCGGGCGCTCGGCAACATGCTGCACGAGGCGTGTCACGGCATGTTCGTGCGTGGCAAGCGCGCCAACCGCTTCTTCGGGCACGTGCTGGCCATCATCGACCTCACCGCGCTCGAGCCCTACACGCGCGAGCACTTCACCCACCATCAGTACCTGGGGGATCCGGTGAAGGACCTGGACTTCATCCCTCGCCGGAAGTTCGGCTTCGCCGAGCCCACCGAGCACTTCGCGCGCCGCCACCTGCTGCGTCCGCTGCTGCTCGTCCACCTGCCGTCTTTCGTGCGCCCGGTGCTCTGGAGCCGCACGGACCCCTGGCCGGTCACGCTGAGCCGGTGGGCCTTCATGGCGGGGCTGGTGGCGCTGGGGCAGTGGGGCGTGGGCTGGAAGGCGTTCCTGCTCTTCTACGGGCTGCCCTACTTCGTGGCCTACCAGGTCATCCGTTACTGGTCGGACGCGGTGGACCACGCGGGCATCATCGGCGAGGCGGACGAGTTCGAGCGATCCCGCAACCACATCTTCGCGTGGGGGCTGCTCAACCGGGTGCTCTTCCCCCGGAACGACCAGTACCACCTCACGCACCACCTCTTCCCGGCGGTGCCCACCACCGCCCAGGGCCGCGTACACGCGCTCCTCATGAAGGATCCGGAGTACGCGGACCGCCCGCACTCCTTCTCCTCGCTGCTGTGA